The Mytilus trossulus isolate FHL-02 unplaced genomic scaffold, PNRI_Mtr1.1.1.hap1 h1tg001386l__unscaffolded, whole genome shotgun sequence genome has a segment encoding these proteins:
- the LOC134704392 gene encoding LOW QUALITY PROTEIN: NADH-ubiquinone oxidoreductase chain 2-like (The sequence of the model RefSeq protein was modified relative to this genomic sequence to represent the inferred CDS: substituted 3 bases at 3 genomic stop codons), with protein sequence MVSFVVRPIKLVRLGVILIGTILRVRREEIVGVXLGLELNLYGFLVIINPDGHYSPEPCVKYFVVQRTGSILILVGFVTLIEQHVVRGLVIRGAGTVLKSGVFPLHSWVPSIIKNSRWLARGLILTWQKVAPLVFLSIIIPSKGLXVVIVLIAGIGAVGGLNQNSVRVISAYSSFVHTSXMLLGLTWSRVVFVGYFAVYSLSVGLFFYGCSIINKTRMGGQISRAARGIGLLILMGMPPFLGFLAKVLVFLMRGRAVIVACIIGSVIRLKFYIDFFYRIVIKRLVDKNKAEFKIMWRIVIGANLAGGALILVRFI encoded by the coding sequence ATGGTAAGCTTTGTGGTAAGACCTATAAAATTAGTGAGATTAGGGGTAATATTGATCGGGACAATTCTTAGGGTTAGAAGAGAAGAGATAGTAGGGGTGTGACTCGGTTTAGAGCTAAATCTGTATGGATTTCTTGTAATTATAAACCCTGATGGTCACTATAGTCCTGAGCcctgtgtaaaatattttgtggtaCAAAGAACGGGGTCAATTCTGATACTAGTGGGTTTTGTAACCTTGATAGAGCAGCACGTAGTGAGAGGGCTGGTGATAAGGGGGGCGGGTACAGTGTTAAAATCTGGCGTTTTCCCGCTACATTCGTGGGTCCCTTCAATTATTAAGAACAGCAGATGGTTAGCAAGAGGGTTAATATTAACTTGGCAAAAAGTCGCCCCCCTtgtctttttatcaataattatacCCTCTAAGGGGTTGTGAGTAGTAATTGTATTGATAGCTGGAATTGGGGCAGTAGGGGGCCTTAACCAGAATTCAGTACGAGTAATAAGCGCGTACTCGTCGTTTGTGCATACATCATGAATGCTGTTAGGGCTCACATGGTCAAGAGTAGTCTTTGTAGGGTATTTTGCAGTTTACTCGCTGTCGGTAGGGCTGTTTTTTTATGGGTgctcaataataaacaaaacaagaatgggCGGTCAGATTAGTAGAGCCGCGAGGGGTATAGGGTTACTGATACTGATGGGGATGCCTCCTTTCCTTGGCTTTCTAGCGAAAGTATTGGTGTTTCTAATGAGAGGAAGGGCTGTAATCGTGGCTTGTATTATAGGTTCAGTAATCAGGCTAAAATTCtacattgactttttttataggATAGTAATAAAAAGGTTAGTAGACAAAAACAAAGCAGAATTCAAGATTATGTGGAGGATAGTGATCGGGGCTAACCTAGCAGGGGGGGCATTGATCTTGGTGAGATTTATTTAG
- the LOC134704390 gene encoding LOW QUALITY PROTEIN: cytochrome c oxidase subunit 3-like (The sequence of the model RefSeq protein was modified relative to this genomic sequence to represent the inferred CDS: substituted 9 bases at 9 genomic stop codons): protein MNRNPYSRYYVPGPSPWPFFVAISANGIAVGLILXLHRTPRFLLIGMRLGCILLRTFRXWRDLIREGDIGFHTRFVIKRFRDGVALFILSEVMFFFSFFWTFFHNALRPSCELGMRXPPPGIRTPNPSSTRLFETGLLIRRGLFVTQAHKRMRLKDYDVGPFIGLVVTILCGTVFFLVQLREYYXNSYTIADRVYGRVFYLLTGFHGMHVVVGTLXLMVRLVRLWRGEFSSQRHFGFEACIWYXHFVDVVWVALXCLVYVWFGGWLYMWWFKIXDGDVYTFKYPDAKPSWYAYIQEEHAPSXYKIPDHLKG from the coding sequence ATGAATCGTAATCCTTATTCTCGTTACTATGTACCAGGTCCAAGTCCGTGGCCCTTTTTTGTGGCTATCTCGGCAAACGGAATAGCGGTAGGGTTAATTTTGTGACTGCATCGAACTCCCAGATTTCTATTAATAGGAATGAGGTTGGGGTGTATACTATTGAGAACTTTTAGATGATGGCGAGACTTAATTCGTGAGGGAGATATTGGGTTTCATACTCGCTTCGTAATCAAGAGATTTCGTGATGGAGTTGCCCTTTTTATTCTGTCTGAAGTAatgttcttcttttcttttttttggactTTCTTCCATAATGCCTTAAGACCCTCGTGTGAACTAGGGATGCGATGACCCCCTCCAGGGATCCGCACGCCAAACCCGTCGTCGACAAGGCTGTTCGAGACAGGTCTTTTAATTAGGAGGGGGTTATTCGTAACTCAAGCCCATAAGAGAATGCGTTTGAAGGATTATGATGTTGGGCCATTTATTGGCCTAGTGGTAACAATTTTATGTGGGACTGTGTTCTTCCTAGTGCAACTTCGAGAATACTACTGAAACTCATACACTATTGCAGATAGGGTGTATGGAAGAGTGTTTTATTTACTAACTGGGTTTCATGGAATGCACGTAGTTGTGGGGACTCTTTGACTAATGGTGAGGTTAGTCCGACTATGGCGTGGGGAGTTTTCCAGTCAACGGCACTTTGGTTTTGAGGCTTGCATTTGGTACTGACACTTcgtagatgtggtatgggtaGCATTATGATGTTTAGTATATGTGTGGTTTGGAGGATGGTTATACATGTGGTGGTTCAAAATATGAGACGGGGACGTCTATACGTTTAAGTACCCAGACGCAAAGCCTTCGTGGTATGCGTACATTCAAGAAGAGCATGCTCCGTCCTGATATAAGATTCCTGACcatttaaaaggttaa